A stretch of the Bacillus licheniformis DSM 13 = ATCC 14580 genome encodes the following:
- the yyaC gene encoding spore protease YyaC: MNRKGGIFSQEPMNEYISHTDPLAVKQIEKVLSVYLKEAGDRPIVIVCIGTDRSTGDSLGPLVGMKLSAKQLTRFHVYGTLADPVHAVNLNEKLDHIHQQHQNPFMIAIDACLGRTKSVGSFQIGKGPLKPGAGVQKSLPEVGHVHINGIVNVSGFMEYFVLQNTRLNLVMSMANVLADGLSHLEKTGSQRRHVSPIERMTGRMS; this comes from the coding sequence ATGAATCGAAAAGGCGGAATTTTTTCTCAAGAACCAATGAATGAATATATTTCTCATACGGATCCGCTAGCTGTTAAACAAATAGAGAAAGTCCTTTCCGTCTATTTAAAGGAAGCCGGAGACCGGCCCATCGTGATCGTTTGCATCGGTACAGACCGCTCGACCGGAGATTCGCTCGGTCCCCTCGTAGGAATGAAACTCTCCGCAAAGCAGCTGACACGTTTTCATGTCTATGGAACGCTTGCCGACCCGGTTCACGCCGTGAACTTAAATGAAAAGCTTGATCATATTCATCAGCAGCATCAAAATCCTTTTATGATCGCGATCGACGCCTGTCTTGGACGAACCAAAAGCGTGGGGTCTTTCCAAATCGGCAAAGGGCCTTTGAAGCCGGGAGCAGGCGTTCAGAAAAGTTTGCCGGAAGTCGGCCACGTGCATATTAACGGAATTGTCAATGTCAGCGGTTTTATGGAGTATTTTGTCCTGCAAAATACAAGGCTCAATCTTGTCATGAGCATGGCAAATGTGCTTGCGGACGGGCTGTCGCATCTGGAAAAGACCGGATCGCAGCGGCGCCATGTGTCACCAATTGAAAGAATGACCGGAAGAATGTCATAA
- the ychF gene encoding redox-regulated ATPase YchF, whose protein sequence is MALTAGIVGLPNVGKSTLFNAITQAGAESANYPFCTIDPNVGIVEVPDERLQKLTELVNPKKTVPTAFEFTDIAGIVKGASKGEGLGNKFLSHIRQVDAICHVVRCFADDNITHVSGKVDPISDIETINLELILADLETVEKRIGRVGKMAKQKDKEAVFEFEILTKLKEAFEQEKPARSVEFSEEQQKVLKQLHLLTTKPVLYVANVSEDEVADPSGNEYVQKVREFAAAENAEVIVVCAKIESEIAELEGEEKAMFLEELGIEESGLDQLIKASYSLLGLATYFTAGEQEVRAWTFKKGMKAPECAGIIHTDFERGFIRAETVAYDDLLEAGSMTAAKEAGKVRLEGKEYIVKDGDVIHFRFNV, encoded by the coding sequence ATGGCTTTAACAGCTGGGATTGTTGGTTTGCCTAACGTTGGGAAATCAACCTTATTTAATGCAATTACTCAGGCCGGGGCAGAATCGGCCAACTACCCGTTTTGTACGATTGATCCAAACGTCGGGATCGTAGAGGTGCCTGATGAGCGTCTGCAAAAGCTGACAGAACTCGTCAATCCGAAGAAAACCGTTCCTACCGCATTTGAATTCACCGATATCGCAGGCATTGTAAAAGGAGCATCAAAAGGAGAAGGGCTCGGAAACAAGTTCCTGTCCCACATCCGCCAAGTAGATGCGATCTGCCATGTTGTCCGCTGTTTTGCCGATGACAATATCACACACGTGTCCGGGAAAGTAGATCCGATTTCGGATATCGAGACGATTAACCTTGAGCTGATACTGGCTGACCTTGAAACCGTGGAAAAGCGGATCGGGCGGGTCGGAAAGATGGCCAAGCAAAAAGATAAAGAAGCCGTGTTTGAATTTGAGATTTTGACAAAGTTAAAAGAGGCGTTTGAACAGGAAAAGCCGGCCCGCTCTGTCGAGTTCTCCGAAGAGCAGCAAAAGGTGTTGAAGCAGCTTCATCTGCTGACGACAAAACCTGTCTTATATGTAGCTAATGTCAGCGAAGATGAAGTGGCTGATCCTTCAGGTAACGAGTACGTTCAGAAGGTCCGGGAATTTGCAGCTGCTGAAAATGCGGAAGTCATCGTCGTCTGCGCAAAGATTGAGTCCGAAATTGCAGAGCTTGAAGGCGAAGAGAAGGCGATGTTCCTTGAAGAACTCGGCATTGAAGAATCCGGTCTCGATCAGCTGATTAAAGCGTCCTACTCCCTCCTCGGACTTGCTACTTATTTTACAGCGGGAGAACAGGAAGTCAGAGCTTGGACATTTAAAAAAGGAATGAAAGCCCCTGAATGTGCGGGCATCATCCATACGGACTTTGAACGCGGATTTATCCGTGCGGAAACGGTCGCCTACGACGATCTGCTTGAAGCGGGAAGCATGACCGCAGCAAAAGAGGCCGGAAAAGTCCGCCTTGAAGGGAAAGAATACATTGTTAAAGACGGCGATGTCATTCATTTCCGTTTCAATGTATAA
- a CDS encoding YkvI family membrane protein, with translation MWRAGMKWMLLILGSLIGAGYASGQEIWQFFGDESGLAILLFTIMFSLSTYIVMKISYEQKSEHFLPVLETLIGPMLAKVYDVLIILYLFTTTIVMIAGGGVTLQIFHIPFWTGVILFCLCTGLLFLWGLNGILSVNSYLIPILVAGLLYALISFQTAHHQPWLLNLTHQYNWPAGIAFTSLNILSVVAVLSAVGKEMKGVGEAKIASILSGLVFGAISYMYNETLVELAGELAHYEIPLFAVLEGAPFPIFIFMTAVLCVAIYTTTISSILGLSSRFLSFVNWPRWVIVILLLSIMAPFTSIGFSNLIAFLYPIYGLLNLYLLVNILLYPILSKWK, from the coding sequence GTGTGGAGAGCCGGGATGAAGTGGATGCTTCTTATTTTAGGAAGCTTAATAGGTGCGGGATATGCATCCGGCCAGGAAATATGGCAGTTTTTTGGTGATGAAAGCGGACTGGCTATCCTGTTGTTTACGATCATGTTCAGCCTGTCAACCTATATTGTGATGAAGATCAGCTATGAACAAAAATCAGAGCATTTTCTGCCTGTGCTCGAAACATTAATCGGTCCGATGCTGGCTAAAGTATACGATGTGCTGATCATCCTGTATTTGTTTACGACGACGATTGTGATGATTGCAGGAGGCGGGGTAACGCTGCAAATCTTTCATATCCCGTTTTGGACTGGCGTCATCTTGTTTTGTTTATGCACAGGGTTGTTGTTTTTGTGGGGGCTCAATGGCATATTGTCCGTTAATAGCTACTTAATCCCGATTTTGGTGGCGGGGCTGCTGTATGCGCTGATTTCTTTTCAAACAGCTCATCATCAGCCGTGGCTGCTCAACTTGACTCATCAATACAACTGGCCTGCCGGCATCGCATTCACTTCCCTGAACATATTATCTGTTGTCGCTGTATTATCTGCGGTCGGCAAAGAGATGAAGGGGGTCGGAGAAGCAAAGATTGCCAGCATATTAAGCGGCCTGGTGTTTGGGGCTATTTCATACATGTACAATGAGACCCTTGTAGAGCTTGCCGGTGAACTGGCCCATTATGAAATTCCTTTATTCGCGGTTTTGGAGGGCGCGCCTTTTCCGATTTTTATTTTTATGACGGCTGTACTTTGCGTCGCAATCTATACGACGACGATCTCGAGCATTCTCGGTCTGTCCAGCCGTTTTCTGTCCTTTGTGAACTGGCCGAGATGGGTGATCGTCATCCTGCTTCTCTCGATCATGGCTCCTTTTACGTCAATCGGATTTTCAAATTTAATCGCTTTTTTATATCCAATTTACGGATTATTGAATTTATATTTATTGGTAAATATTTTACTATATCCGATTTTGAGTAAATGGAAATAA
- the rpsF gene encoding 30S ribosomal protein S6, with translation MRKYEIMYIIRPDVDEESKKAVVERFNNILTTNGAEITETKDWGKRRLAYEINDFRDGFYQILNVQAGAEAVQEFDRLAKISDDIIRHIVVKEEE, from the coding sequence ATGAGAAAGTACGAAATCATGTACATCATCCGCCCAGACGTTGATGAAGAGTCTAAAAAGGCTGTTGTTGAGCGTTTTAACAACATTTTAACAACTAACGGTGCGGAGATCACTGAAACAAAAGATTGGGGAAAACGCCGTCTTGCATACGAAATCAACGATTTCCGCGACGGATTCTACCAAATCTTAAACGTTCAAGCTGGAGCTGAAGCAGTTCAAGAATTTGACCGTTTAGCTAAAATCAGTGACGACATCATTCGCCACATCGTGGTTAAAGAAGAAGAATAA
- a CDS encoding DUF951 domain-containing protein — translation MADKEFGLNDVVEMKKPHPCGTNRWKIIRMGMDIRIKCEGCSHSVMIPRKEFQRKLKKILVKHEESES, via the coding sequence TTGGCCGATAAAGAATTTGGCCTGAATGACGTGGTCGAAATGAAAAAGCCGCATCCCTGCGGGACAAACCGCTGGAAGATCATTCGGATGGGAATGGATATCCGGATCAAGTGCGAGGGCTGTTCACACAGCGTCATGATCCCGCGCAAAGAGTTTCAAAGAAAGCTGAAAAAGATATTAGTTAAGCATGAGGAGTCCGAAAGTTAA
- a CDS encoding ParB/RepB/Spo0J family partition protein, translating into MPKGLGKGINALFSNVDLSEETVEEIKLQDLRPNPYQPRKTFDDQSLKDLKESILQHGVLQPIIVRKSIKGYDIVAGERRFRAAEKAGLETIPAIVRELSESLMMEIALLENLQREDLSPLEEAKAYESLLKHLDMTQEQLAKRLGKSRPHIANHLRLLTLPEDVQKLIDNGTLSMGHGRTLLGLKNKKKLEPLVQKVVSEQLNVRQLEKLIQQLNADVPRETKKPKQVKDAVIKERESYLRNYFGTPVTIKKQKKKGRIEIEFYSNEDLERILELLAQEDA; encoded by the coding sequence ATGCCTAAAGGTCTCGGAAAAGGGATTAATGCATTGTTTTCAAATGTTGATTTATCCGAAGAAACGGTTGAGGAAATCAAGCTGCAAGACTTGCGGCCCAACCCTTATCAGCCAAGAAAAACGTTTGATGACCAATCGTTAAAAGATTTGAAGGAGTCCATTTTGCAGCACGGTGTTTTGCAGCCCATCATCGTCAGAAAGTCAATTAAAGGCTATGACATTGTGGCCGGAGAACGCCGTTTCCGGGCTGCTGAAAAGGCCGGATTGGAAACCATTCCTGCGATTGTGCGCGAGCTGTCGGAATCCCTGATGATGGAGATTGCCCTATTGGAAAATCTTCAACGAGAAGACCTGTCTCCGCTTGAAGAAGCAAAAGCCTATGAATCTTTGCTCAAACATCTCGATATGACCCAGGAACAGCTGGCGAAAAGGCTTGGAAAAAGCAGGCCTCACATCGCCAACCACTTGCGGCTGCTGACACTTCCTGAAGACGTTCAAAAGTTAATCGACAACGGCACGTTATCGATGGGCCATGGCCGAACATTGCTTGGATTGAAAAACAAGAAAAAGCTTGAGCCGCTTGTTCAAAAGGTCGTGTCCGAACAGTTGAACGTCCGCCAGTTGGAAAAGTTAATTCAACAGTTGAACGCTGATGTTCCACGTGAAACAAAGAAGCCGAAACAAGTCAAAGATGCAGTGATCAAGGAACGGGAATCGTATTTGCGAAACTATTTTGGAACACCGGTGACCATTAAAAAGCAAAAGAAAAAAGGCAGGATCGAAATCGAATTCTACTCAAATGAAGACTTGGAGCGTATTCTCGAATTATTGGCTCAAGAAGACGCATAA